The genomic interval CGGCGAGCTGTTCCGAAGCGAAATATTCCAGCCAGCGCTCCAGGTGGCGGGCGTAGAGGCCGTCTTCCAGGAAACGCGGCTGCTCGCGGTTGCCGGGATGCAGATAACGCTCCGGCCCCTCGCGCACGGTGCCGCGCCGGTAGAGCATCTTGTAATCCGAATAGGCCCGCGCGACCGGATCGCGCAGCTGCACCACCAGCCGTGCTTCCGGCAAGACGTCGGCCAGACGGCGCGCGGCGTCGGGATGGGCGAGGTAATCGGCCGATTTCTCGCCGATCAGCTGACCCTCTCGGGCGTCGCTGAAGAAGCCGCGATAGTAGTCGAGACCGCGTTCGTAATCCTGACTGAAATAATGCGGCTCCGGCGCGGGCAGGAAGATGTCGGGATGGTGCTGCAACTGATGATGCAGCCATGTCGTCGCGCCCTTGACCGCGCCGATTATGACGAAGCCGGGAAGGGTATCAGACGGCATGGCGCATCTCCTGCTGCGCCTCGAGAGCATCGAGCGCGTCGCGCAGACCGTCCGCCAGGCGATGCATGTCGCTCGCGTCCAGCAGATGATCCACCGGCAGCGCGATGGCCGTGCGACCGACCGCGTGCGCGGTGGCCAGATCTCCGTCGCGGGGCGGCGGCCGGTCGGCGAAGGCGCTCTCGAGTGACATGTCGGGGCACGATCCGGCGGCGGCGGGAAGACCGCGCGCGTTCATTGCCGCGATCACCGGCGTGGCATCCCCCTCACCATCGGCGAGCCGGACGTAGAACCGGTAGAAGGCATGCGCCGCGTGGTCGGGCACAGGGGGCACGACAAGCCGCGCATCGGCGCCGAGCCGCTCGGCCAGGATCGCGGCATTGCCGCGCCGCCGCCCCAGCCAGCCGTCGAGCTTGGCGAGCTGCACTTCACCGATGGCGGCCTGCATTTCGGTCAGCCGCCAGTTGGTGCCGAAGCTGTCGTGGATATAGCGAAACCCCGTTCCGCCATGCGCGGCGAATACCTTTTCGGGGTTCTTGCCGTGATCCTTGTAGGCCCAGGCACGCGCCCAGTGATCGCGATCCTTCAACAGCAGCATGCCGCCTTCGCCGCCGGTCGACATGATCTTGTCGGTGCAGAACGAGAACGCCGCCGCGTCGCCGAAGCTGCCGACCTTGCAGCCCCGCCATTCGGCCCCATGCGCCTGCGCGCAATCCTCGATCAGGAACAGGTCGTGCTCGTCAGCGAGCGCGACCAGGGCGTCCATGTCGCAGGGGAAGCCGCCCAGATGCACGCACAGGATCGCCGCCGTCCGGCTGCTGATCATCGCCCTCGCCGAGGCCGCGTGCATTCCCTGGCTGTCCGCCGCGATATCGGCGAAGACCGGGTCCGCCCCGACCGCGACCACGGCCGCGGCGCTCGCGAAGAAGCTGCGAGCCGGCACGATG from Aurantiacibacter spongiae carries:
- a CDS encoding sulfotransferase family protein, with product MPSDTLPGFVIIGAVKGATTWLHHQLQHHPDIFLPAPEPHYFSQDYERGLDYYRGFFSDAREGQLIGEKSADYLAHPDAARRLADVLPEARLVVQLRDPVARAYSDYKMLYRRGTVREGPERYLHPGNREQPRFLEDGLYARHLERWLEYFASEQLAVLLFEDVKQAPVPTVHRICRHIGAREHYADDIGTTPQNDSSDRFLPMGMRLALAPLKQAVRPLRGNAAFEGMRAMLARAIDYPAMTDDLRDRLRDYYADDVSRLERIIGRDLSAWKPHAEPATGAAPIARKA
- a CDS encoding DegT/DnrJ/EryC1/StrS family aminotransferase gives rise to the protein MNGPASLRAAAPDDTAKSGPLDDPALRWPQFDDDERDAVAEVLATGRVNALVHGDCNRRFEKAFADYVGAPHAIALANGTLALELGLRALGIGPGDEVIVPARSFFASAAAVVAVGADPVFADIAADSQGMHAASARAMISSRTAAILCVHLGGFPCDMDALVALADEHDLFLIEDCAQAHGAEWRGCKVGSFGDAAAFSFCTDKIMSTGGEGGMLLLKDRDHWARAWAYKDHGKNPEKVFAAHGGTGFRYIHDSFGTNWRLTEMQAAIGEVQLAKLDGWLGRRRGNAAILAERLGADARLVVPPVPDHAAHAFYRFYVRLADGEGDATPVIAAMNARGLPAAAGSCPDMSLESAFADRPPPRDGDLATAHAVGRTAIALPVDHLLDASDMHRLADGLRDALDALEAQQEMRHAV